From one Amycolatopsis sp. FDAARGOS 1241 genomic stretch:
- a CDS encoding helix-turn-helix domain-containing protein: MARKKSLDGPVLHEQILEEASRLFSERGHGATSIRDIADAVDISSSTM; encoded by the coding sequence ATGGCCAGGAAGAAGTCGCTCGACGGACCCGTGCTGCACGAGCAGATCCTCGAAGAGGCCAGCAGGTTGTTTTCCGAGCGGGGCCATGGGGCAACGTCCATCCGGGACATCGCCGACGCGGTGGACATCTCGTCCTCGACGATGTAG
- a CDS encoding SDR family NAD(P)-dependent oxidoreductase, with product MAEAGSAWSTVPSAVDRVVVTGAAGGLGRELTSVLESLGVAVVGIDRPGTSNAPGVRLVEADLTDAEAARHAVERAGELLGGIDALVGGAGIVDTIHRAKTFPLAAFRADVEANLLAQFVVAQAAYPALKAAGKSSLVFLSSVAAQDGLPGQASYAAAKAGVLGLTRTLAAEWATDGIRVNAVAPGLFATPKVLSMPDSARERLLASVPLQRVATLGEVVGSILYLLSPAAGYTTGQTLRLDGGAGLTLGGFYR from the coding sequence ATGGCGGAGGCCGGTTCGGCATGGTCGACGGTGCCATCGGCAGTCGACCGGGTGGTGGTCACGGGTGCCGCCGGGGGTCTGGGGCGTGAGCTCACGTCCGTACTGGAAAGCCTCGGCGTCGCCGTGGTCGGGATCGACCGGCCGGGCACGTCGAACGCTCCGGGGGTGCGGCTCGTCGAAGCCGACCTTACCGACGCCGAGGCCGCGCGGCACGCCGTCGAGCGGGCCGGTGAGCTGCTTGGCGGCATCGACGCCCTGGTCGGCGGCGCGGGGATCGTGGACACGATCCATCGGGCGAAGACCTTCCCGTTGGCGGCCTTCCGGGCCGATGTCGAGGCGAACCTGCTGGCGCAGTTCGTGGTCGCGCAGGCCGCGTACCCCGCGTTGAAGGCGGCGGGGAAATCGTCGCTCGTCTTCTTGTCCTCGGTCGCGGCGCAGGATGGTCTGCCGGGCCAGGCGTCCTACGCGGCGGCGAAGGCGGGTGTGCTCGGGCTGACCAGGACCCTGGCGGCCGAGTGGGCCACCGACGGGATCCGGGTGAACGCCGTCGCGCCCGGGTTGTTCGCCACCCCGAAGGTGCTGTCGATGCCGGACTCGGCGCGGGAGCGGCTGCTCGCCTCGGTTCCGCTGCAACGGGTCGCCACCCTGGGCGAGGTGGTCGGCTCGATCTTGTACCTGCTGTCCCCGGCCGCCGGTTACACGACCGGCCAGACCCTGCGCCTCGACGGAGGCGCCGGTCTCACCCTCGGCGGCTTCTACCGCTGA
- a CDS encoding hydantoinase/oxoprolinase family protein, with translation MYYIGVDIGGTFTDCVLVDRHGNHRAAKVLSTKDDPVSGVMTGLRRLAEADGLDLTTLLARTTRFGHGTTIGTNAVLERAGARVGLVATAGHGDALSMMRGSGRVAGRSIEDVFAVHGSRLPQPITVPGAVQEVHERIDASGTVVVDLDTEQAVEDITRMIAAHRLDSIAISLLWSFANAKHETALVEALAAAAPDVFVSSSAAVSPRLGEYERTVATVMNGYVGPACSRYLTRLAASLSDTGLTEPLLVMQSNGGVLPAEAAVATSLGTIDSGPAGGLTGVATLAQAYGHDRVVATDMGGTSFDIGLVIDGKPVMAEDNVIDQYTYRLPHLAVKTIACGGGTLARFDEATGGLRVGPQSAGSEPGPASYGRGGTEPTVTDADVVLGFLRPAAFLDGRMPLDRDAAVSAVGRLAEQLGMSLEETAAGILEINNMRAATVIRQQTLERGHDPRDYVLYAYGGAGPVHAFGYAAESGVREVIVPLGNGASTLSAYGIASGDVVLYKELERGLLAPFEGEQAAALAAGVAEVEAAARAELAAAGFGADVVVEIDALMRFREQLMHSLEIPVVLPADGKRLLADFDAEYVRRYGSGGTAMFQTVEVFAFRARASVAAGIPIPAPHSEPAVPVEQTEVYWPGSGWTPTAVHRGGVTGTVSGPALVELAHTTIAVPPGASLSTGSRNELRLQLPTSKES, from the coding sequence ATGTACTACATCGGCGTAGACATCGGTGGCACCTTCACCGACTGCGTGCTCGTCGACCGGCACGGCAACCACCGCGCGGCGAAGGTTTTGTCCACAAAGGATGATCCCGTGTCCGGGGTGATGACCGGTCTCAGGCGGCTTGCGGAGGCCGATGGGCTCGACCTGACCACTTTGCTGGCGCGAACCACCCGGTTCGGCCACGGCACGACGATCGGCACCAACGCCGTCCTCGAGCGGGCGGGTGCCCGGGTGGGCCTGGTCGCGACCGCGGGTCACGGCGATGCCCTGTCGATGATGCGCGGGTCGGGCCGGGTAGCCGGCCGCTCCATCGAGGACGTTTTCGCGGTCCACGGCAGCCGGCTTCCGCAGCCGATCACGGTGCCTGGAGCGGTTCAGGAGGTGCACGAGCGGATCGACGCCTCCGGCACGGTCGTGGTCGACCTCGACACGGAGCAGGCGGTCGAGGACATCACGCGGATGATCGCCGCGCACCGGCTGGACTCGATCGCGATCTCGCTGCTGTGGTCGTTCGCCAACGCCAAGCACGAGACGGCGTTGGTCGAGGCACTGGCCGCCGCTGCGCCCGATGTGTTCGTGTCCAGTTCGGCGGCAGTGTCACCGCGGCTCGGCGAGTACGAGCGCACCGTCGCGACGGTGATGAACGGCTACGTCGGCCCGGCGTGCTCTCGCTACCTCACCCGGCTCGCCGCCAGTCTCAGCGACACCGGGCTCACCGAACCGCTGCTGGTGATGCAGTCCAACGGCGGTGTCCTGCCGGCGGAGGCGGCCGTGGCGACGTCGCTGGGCACCATCGACTCCGGCCCGGCCGGCGGCTTGACCGGAGTCGCGACGCTCGCTCAGGCGTACGGCCACGACCGCGTCGTGGCCACCGACATGGGTGGCACGTCGTTCGACATCGGCCTGGTGATCGACGGCAAACCGGTGATGGCGGAGGACAACGTTATCGACCAGTACACCTACCGGCTGCCGCACCTGGCGGTGAAGACCATTGCCTGCGGCGGAGGAACTCTCGCCCGGTTCGACGAGGCGACGGGTGGTCTGCGCGTGGGGCCGCAGAGCGCGGGCTCCGAGCCCGGGCCGGCCAGCTACGGCCGCGGTGGCACCGAGCCCACGGTCACCGACGCCGATGTCGTGCTCGGATTCCTGCGGCCGGCGGCTTTCCTGGACGGCCGGATGCCGCTGGATCGCGACGCGGCTGTCAGCGCGGTCGGGCGGCTCGCCGAGCAGCTCGGGATGTCGCTGGAGGAGACCGCCGCCGGGATCCTGGAGATCAACAACATGCGTGCCGCGACGGTGATCCGGCAGCAGACGCTCGAACGTGGGCACGATCCGCGCGACTACGTGCTCTACGCCTACGGTGGCGCAGGCCCGGTGCACGCCTTCGGCTACGCGGCCGAGTCCGGTGTGCGCGAGGTGATCGTCCCGCTGGGCAACGGCGCGTCGACGTTGTCGGCCTACGGGATCGCCTCCGGCGACGTGGTGCTGTACAAGGAGCTCGAACGTGGCCTGCTCGCGCCGTTCGAGGGGGAGCAGGCCGCTGCTCTCGCCGCCGGCGTCGCGGAGGTGGAAGCCGCTGCCCGTGCCGAGCTGGCCGCGGCCGGGTTCGGCGCCGACGTGGTCGTCGAGATCGACGCCCTGATGCGTTTCCGGGAGCAGCTGATGCACAGCCTGGAGATTCCGGTGGTGCTGCCCGCGGACGGCAAGCGGCTGCTGGCCGACTTCGACGCCGAGTACGTCCGTCGCTACGGCTCCGGCGGGACCGCGATGTTCCAGACGGTCGAGGTGTTCGCGTTCCGGGCCCGGGCGTCCGTCGCGGCGGGCATCCCGATTCCCGCGCCGCACAGCGAGCCGGCCGTGCCCGTGGAACAGACCGAGGTCTACTGGCCCGGCAGCGGCTGGACCCCGACCGCCGTGCACCGCGGTGGCGTGACCGGGACGGTCTCGGGCCCGGCGCTCGTCGAACTCGCGCACACGACCATCGCCGTGCCGCCTGGCGCGTCGCTGTCCACCGGCTCCCGCAACGAACTTCGCCTGCAGCTTCCCACCTCGAAGGAGTCCTGA